One segment of Deltaproteobacteria bacterium DNA contains the following:
- a CDS encoding GntR family transcriptional regulator encodes MPRDNFPELIRMDNFRPIKKTTISGEIIDQIVAMVRMGRLKAGEKLPSERELGKFFNVGRSSIREALKALETIGITQRAKKGTIVCASRHSYNSFFWFNLRDLWGVNIVDIIPAYRLLKRGDAQKRDDLMARAFNAGIKIVDGR; translated from the coding sequence TTGCCGCGAGATAACTTTCCGGAACTAATTCGAATGGATAATTTCCGGCCTATAAAAAAAACCACAATTTCCGGGGAAATTATAGATCAGATCGTTGCTATGGTCCGAATGGGCAGGCTGAAAGCAGGGGAAAAGCTGCCATCGGAGAGGGAACTGGGCAAATTTTTTAACGTGGGACGGAGTTCAATCCGTGAAGCTCTGAAGGCCTTAGAAACCATTGGCATTACCCAGAGAGCTAAAAAGGGAACAATTGTCTGTGCATCCCGGCATAGTTATAATTCTTTTTTCTGGTTTAATTTGAGGGATCTCTGGGGGGTCAATATTGTAGATATAATCCCTGCCTACCGATTGTTAAAAAGAGGGGATGCCCAAAAGAGAGATGATTTAATGGCGCGAGCCTTCAATGCCGGAATAAAAATTGTAGATGGAAGATAA
- a CDS encoding SDR family oxidoreductase, whose protein sequence is MNKYLDRFNLTGRIAVVTGASEGIGRELALGLAGAGADAIVCSRREQKLMEVKAEIENLGRRGEVFVLDVSKISSIEELGNFILDRFGKVDILVNNAAYTVTKPAWLVTENEWDLMLDTSLKGTFFCCQIIGALMRNQNYGKIINLSSTFSRSIIHGRSVYGALKAGVSHLTEALAMEWAPHGIRVNALAPTAVRTPSREELLKGEVLKMVLSRIPLGRLATPDDLIGATIYLASAASDFVTGQTLFVDGGWVAAR, encoded by the coding sequence TTGAATAAATACCTCGATCGTTTTAATCTCACGGGCAGGATAGCAGTGGTAACGGGAGCGAGCGAAGGGATTGGCCGCGAATTGGCGTTGGGTTTAGCCGGGGCGGGTGCGGATGCCATCGTCTGCAGCCGCCGCGAACAAAAGTTGATGGAAGTGAAGGCCGAGATAGAAAATCTTGGACGAAGAGGGGAAGTGTTCGTCCTGGATGTGAGTAAGATAAGCAGCATTGAAGAACTGGGGAATTTTATTCTGGATCGTTTCGGCAAGGTAGACATTCTCGTCAACAATGCAGCCTATACAGTTACCAAACCGGCATGGCTGGTGACGGAAAACGAATGGGACTTGATGCTGGATACTAGTTTGAAAGGAACTTTTTTCTGCTGTCAAATTATCGGGGCTCTCATGCGCAATCAGAACTACGGCAAAATAATCAATTTAAGCTCTACTTTCAGCCGCAGTATTATTCATGGCCGTTCTGTCTACGGGGCCCTCAAGGCCGGGGTATCACACCTCACGGAAGCCCTGGCAATGGAATGGGCTCCCCATGGGATTAGAGTGAATGCCCTTGCCCCCACTGCTGTACGCACCCCTAGCCGGGAAGAACTTCTAAAAGGTGAAGTTTTAAAAATGGTTCTTAGCCGCATTCCTTTAGGGCGTCTGGCAACCCCTGATGACCTGATCGGGGCTACTATCTATTTGGCCAGCGCAGCCTCTGATTTTGTTACTGGCCAAACATTATTCGTAGATGGAGGCTGGGTTGCCGCGAGATAA
- a CDS encoding isochorismatase family cysteine hydrolase: MLRRKEAEILEELKPVGDEIVLNKLSTSAFTSTPIDQVLRYMGIKKLLVSGVNTNYCIETFIRDAYDRGYEVVLLENCCATVEEKFHQMACEEMEDIFCKVRSTDQMIM, from the coding sequence GTGCTGCGCAGAAAGGAAGCGGAGATCCTCGAGGAACTGAAGCCAGTCGGCGACGAGATCGTCCTGAACAAACTTTCTACCAGCGCTTTCACCTCCACTCCGATCGACCAGGTGCTGCGGTATATGGGAATTAAGAAGTTGCTGGTGTCGGGGGTCAATACCAACTACTGTATCGAAACCTTTATTCGCGATGCTTACGACCGCGGATATGAAGTTGTGTTATTAGAGAACTGTTGTGCTACGGTGGAAGAGAAATTTCATCAGATGGCCTGCGAGGAGATGGAGGATATCTTCTGCAAGGTCCGCTCCACCGATCAAATGATCATGTGA
- a CDS encoding type II toxin-antitoxin system VapC family toxin: MIAAIDTNVLLDILIPDETYLPSSKKVLDEYFGSGQLIISEIVYAELASQFPSHKELMDFFADTHIRLIHSNEKTLHLAGERWKLYVKKRKLQLQCPQCGHEQAVICPECHYPIAIRNRILGDFIIGAHALVNADLLLSRDRGFYRTYFKDLGLGESVRN, encoded by the coding sequence GTGATAGCGGCAATTGATACGAATGTTTTACTGGATATACTCATTCCCGATGAAACATATTTACCTAGTTCAAAAAAGGTGCTGGATGAGTATTTTGGAAGCGGGCAGTTGATTATCAGTGAGATTGTGTATGCTGAACTTGCCTCTCAGTTCCCTTCTCATAAAGAGCTGATGGACTTCTTTGCGGATACCCATATCCGACTTATTCATTCAAATGAAAAAACTCTCCATCTCGCCGGTGAACGATGGAAATTGTACGTAAAAAAACGAAAACTTCAATTACAATGTCCGCAATGTGGACATGAACAAGCCGTCATTTGTCCGGAGTGTCACTACCCAATAGCCATCAGGAATCGTATACTTGGCGATTTTATCATAGGTGCTCATGCCCTTGTGAATGCTGATCTTCTTCTTTCCAGGGATCGAGGATTTTACAGGACATATTTCAAAGATTTGGGATTGGGTGAATCAGTCAGAAATTAA
- a CDS encoding AbrB/MazE/SpoVT family DNA-binding domain-containing protein, which produces MLTAKVTSKGQITIPKKVRDKLGIQSGERFAFEEINGRFFINKSPRKSPFDKWVGALKLRKIQKTDTIISALRGT; this is translated from the coding sequence ATGCTGACGGCAAAAGTTACTTCGAAAGGGCAGATAACCATCCCCAAAAAAGTTAGGGACAAACTTGGAATTCAGAGCGGGGAAAGATTTGCTTTTGAAGAAATCAACGGACGATTTTTCATTAATAAATCTCCCAGAAAATCTCCTTTCGATAAATGGGTGGGGGCGCTCAAACTACGTAAAATCCAAAAAACGGACACTATCATTAGCGCCCTGAGGGGAACGTGA